One part of the Brevundimonas subvibrioides ATCC 15264 genome encodes these proteins:
- a CDS encoding type II toxin-antitoxin system ParD family antitoxin has product MDVATVRKTITLTVQQDAWIAAQIEAGSYTNDSEAIRDLIRREQERTFEIDTLRQALKEGEQSGEPEPFDFAAFKQQKAAQHG; this is encoded by the coding sequence ATGGACGTGGCCACCGTACGCAAGACGATCACCCTCACCGTGCAGCAGGATGCCTGGATTGCCGCCCAGATCGAGGCGGGCAGCTATACCAACGACAGCGAGGCCATCCGCGACCTGATCCGCCGGGAGCAGGAGCGGACGTTCGAGATCGACACGCTTCGACAGGCCCTCAAGGAGGGCGAACAGAGCGGCGAGCCGGAACCGTTCGATTTCGCCGCCTTCAAACAGCAGAAAGCCGCGCAACATGGCTGA
- a CDS encoding CsbD family protein: MTDQRIEGAANGISGKLKNGLGNLTGDTKLQVEGKFDEVKGKALDAYGRAIDKLETLSERAPADLRDPINTGLDFARRKPLLTTGILAGLAFLLAGSGRRRY, from the coding sequence ATGACCGACCAACGTATCGAAGGTGCCGCCAACGGCATCAGCGGCAAGCTCAAGAACGGCCTCGGCAACCTGACCGGCGACACCAAGCTGCAGGTCGAAGGCAAGTTCGACGAAGTGAAGGGCAAGGCCCTCGACGCCTATGGCCGCGCCATCGACAAGCTGGAAACCCTGTCGGAACGCGCCCCCGCCGACCTGCGCGACCCGATCAACACCGGCCTCGATTTCGCCCGTCGCAAGCCGCTGCTGACCACCGGCATTCTCGCCGGCCTGGCTTTCCTGCTCGCCGGTTCGGGCCGCCGCCGCTACTAG
- a CDS encoding phage holin family protein: MLRFILQAVVTALGLWLSAYVVPGVDFSSTGSLVAAAVLLGIVNAIVRPVLVFVTFPLTVVTFGLFLLVVNAATIGLVAVFLGGFSVDGLWAGVGAAIITGLVSLVVGSVIPDEPARAQR; the protein is encoded by the coding sequence ATGCTGAGGTTCATCCTGCAGGCCGTGGTCACCGCGCTGGGGCTGTGGCTGTCGGCCTATGTGGTGCCGGGGGTGGACTTTTCATCGACCGGGTCGCTGGTCGCCGCCGCGGTGCTGCTGGGGATCGTCAATGCGATCGTGCGGCCGGTCCTGGTGTTCGTCACCTTCCCGCTGACGGTGGTGACGTTCGGCCTGTTCCTGCTGGTCGTGAACGCCGCGACCATCGGACTGGTGGCGGTCTTCCTCGGCGGGTTCAGCGTCGACGGCCTGTGGGCGGGGGTAGGGGCCGCGATCATCACCGGTCTGGTCAGCCTGGTCGTCGGCTCGGTGATCCCGGACGAGCCCGCCCGCGCGCAGCGCTAG
- a CDS encoding serine hydrolase yields MMRDRPSFPRRLLALGLALLVLAGLSGPLTTTRVEAQSGENSRYAAIVVDAGTGEVLFARHADSQRYPASVTKMMTLYLVFEALEKGTVHLDDVITVSPLAASQPPSKLGLAAGQTIRLDDAMRATTVRSANDMAMVLAEHIGGSQARFAALATLKAQELGMGQTRYVNPNGLPDSRQLTSARDLAILSRAIMRDYPQYYSYFGIHDWTYQGREYRNTNGLLLGGNGYDGIKTGFTNASGYNLAASAVRGGKRVITIVLGGRSSITRNAHVAALMDTGFEVETRRAAGERIEEAQTFFEQRGFGLGAPDGGAPVAYAALNGQPAPSEQGSAYVTATTPPVTAVANTRPPTTTPPGYGPNVVPYQTAVAQAAPRPQAQPPVTAPVQQAPVQRAAVAPPRGNLTASLNSGVATSAAGSLNRPGAAAANPPRPTAPASAAGRWAVQVGAFRDATVARDWLTEVNRRFRAQFASAERTVVDAAGWHRSRFVGMTQASAESACEALSARNVTCMVVRPGA; encoded by the coding sequence ATGATGCGTGACCGTCCGTCCTTCCCGCGCCGCCTGCTGGCCCTCGGCCTGGCCCTGCTGGTGCTGGCGGGTCTGTCGGGGCCCCTGACGACCACACGAGTCGAGGCCCAGTCGGGCGAAAACAGCCGCTATGCCGCGATCGTGGTCGATGCCGGAACCGGCGAGGTCCTGTTCGCCCGTCACGCCGACAGCCAGCGCTATCCCGCGTCGGTCACCAAGATGATGACCCTGTATCTGGTCTTCGAGGCGCTCGAGAAGGGCACCGTCCACCTCGACGACGTGATCACCGTCTCGCCCCTGGCCGCCTCGCAGCCCCCGTCGAAACTCGGCCTCGCCGCCGGTCAGACGATCCGGCTGGATGACGCCATGCGCGCCACCACCGTCCGGTCGGCCAACGACATGGCCATGGTGCTGGCCGAGCACATCGGCGGCTCCCAGGCCCGTTTCGCGGCTCTGGCAACGCTGAAGGCGCAGGAGCTGGGCATGGGCCAGACCCGCTACGTCAATCCGAACGGCCTGCCCGACAGCCGCCAGCTGACCTCCGCCCGCGATCTGGCCATCCTGTCGCGCGCCATCATGCGCGACTATCCCCAGTACTACAGCTATTTCGGGATCCACGACTGGACCTATCAGGGCCGGGAGTATCGCAACACGAACGGCCTGCTGCTGGGCGGCAACGGCTATGACGGCATCAAGACCGGCTTCACCAATGCCTCCGGCTACAACCTGGCGGCCTCGGCCGTGCGGGGCGGCAAGCGCGTGATCACCATCGTCCTCGGCGGTCGATCCAGCATCACCCGCAACGCCCATGTCGCGGCTTTGATGGACACAGGCTTCGAGGTCGAGACCCGGCGCGCCGCCGGGGAGCGGATCGAGGAGGCACAGACCTTCTTCGAGCAACGCGGCTTTGGCCTTGGAGCCCCCGACGGCGGCGCGCCCGTGGCCTACGCGGCCCTGAACGGCCAGCCGGCTCCGTCCGAACAGGGCAGCGCCTATGTGACCGCGACCACGCCGCCGGTCACCGCCGTCGCCAACACGCGCCCGCCGACAACGACGCCACCGGGCTATGGCCCCAACGTCGTCCCCTATCAGACGGCCGTCGCCCAGGCCGCCCCGCGCCCGCAGGCGCAGCCGCCCGTCACCGCGCCGGTCCAGCAGGCCCCGGTCCAGCGCGCCGCGGTCGCGCCACCGCGCGGCAACCTGACCGCCAGCCTCAACAGCGGCGTCGCGACCTCTGCGGCAGGATCGTTGAATCGTCCCGGCGCGGCGGCGGCCAATCCGCCCCGCCCGACCGCACCCGCATCGGCCGCCGGCCGCTGGGCGGTTCAGGTCGGGGCCTTCCGCGACGCCACCGTGGCCCGTGACTGGCTGACCGAGGTCAACCGCCGCTTCCGGGCCCAGTTCGCCTCGGCCGAGCGCACCGTGGTGGATGCCGCCGGCTGGCACCGCTCGCGCTTCGTCGGCATGACCCAGGCCTCGGCCGAAAGCGCGTGCGAAGCCCTGTCGGCCCGTAACGTCACCTGCATGGTGGTGCGCCCGGGGGCGTAA
- the clpS gene encoding ATP-dependent Clp protease adapter ClpS, with amino-acid sequence MPTRRPGEQNGGGQGAATITETKPKLQKPSLYRVLILNDDYTPMEFVVYVLERFFQKSREDATRIMLHVHQHGVGVCGVFTYEVAETKVAQVVETARRHQHPLQCTMEKD; translated from the coding sequence ATGCCGACAAGAAGGCCAGGTGAACAGAACGGGGGCGGCCAGGGTGCCGCCACCATCACCGAGACAAAGCCCAAGCTTCAGAAGCCCTCGCTCTATCGGGTGCTGATCCTGAACGACGACTACACGCCGATGGAATTCGTCGTCTATGTGCTGGAGCGGTTCTTCCAGAAGAGCCGCGAGGACGCGACCCGCATCATGCTGCATGTGCATCAGCATGGCGTCGGAGTCTGCGGCGTCTTCACCTACGAAGTGGCCGAAACCAAGGTCGCCCAGGTGGTCGAGACGGCGCGCCGTCACCAGCACCCGTTACAGTGCACTATGGAAAAAGACTGA
- a CDS encoding phasin family protein has translation MADSAETIKKTVETATTSAKVQGEQFKAQAEKMQATGTQALRETMDKTSASMAELSAHSKQNLEALTASATAAQKGVEALSAQALSYSKSSWENGVAAAQTIAKARSVQELIELQTNYAKSAMETYLSEVTKMTETLTGSVKDSFKPINERVTATVETFQAAR, from the coding sequence ATGGCCGACAGCGCCGAAACCATCAAGAAGACCGTCGAAACCGCCACCACCAGCGCCAAGGTCCAGGGCGAGCAGTTCAAGGCCCAGGCCGAGAAGATGCAGGCGACGGGCACCCAGGCCCTGCGCGAGACGATGGACAAGACCTCGGCCTCGATGGCTGAACTGTCGGCCCATTCGAAGCAGAACCTGGAAGCCCTGACCGCTTCGGCCACCGCCGCCCAGAAGGGCGTCGAGGCCCTGTCGGCGCAGGCCCTGTCCTACAGCAAGTCCAGCTGGGAAAACGGCGTCGCCGCCGCCCAGACGATCGCCAAGGCCCGTTCGGTCCAGGAGCTGATCGAGCTGCAGACCAACTATGCCAAGTCGGCCATGGAAACCTACCTCTCGGAAGTCACCAAGATGACCGAGACCCTGACCGGTTCGGTCAAGGACAGCTTCAAGCCGATCAACGAGCGCGTGACCGCGACCGTCGAAACCTTCCAGGCCGCCCGCTAA
- the clpA gene encoding ATP-dependent Clp protease ATP-binding subunit ClpA has product MPSFSRPLEETLHRAVSYANERRHEYATLEHLLLALVDDADASAVMKACNVDLTALKTALTLYVDTDLAALATSDGEDAKPTAGFQRVIQRAVIHVQSSGREEVSGANVLVAIFSERESHAAYFLQEQDMTRYDAVNFIAHGIPKKAGAGEARPPKAQGQSPEEAEDAAAVKSGGEALEAYCVDLNEKSKNGKIDPLIGRQAEVDRSIQILCRRTKNNPLLVGEPGVGKTAIAEGLALKIVKGEVPDVLKGATIYSLDMGALLAGTRYRGDFEERLKQVVKELETHEDAILFIDEIHTVIGAGATSGGAMDASNLLKPALASGSLRCMGSTTYKEYRQHFEKDRALVRRFQKIDVNEPTVEDTVKILKGLKTAYEGHHKLRYTDAAIRSAVELSARYMTDRKLPDKAIDVIDEAGASQMLLPESKRKKVIGQKEVEAVVAKMARIPPKSVSKTDTEGLRELQTDLNRAVFGQDAAIEQVASAMKLARAGLRDPQKPIGSFLFAGPTGVGKTEVAKQLASTLGIEMLRFDMSEYMERHTVSRLIGAPPGYVGHDQGGLLTDAVDQHPHAVVLLDEIEKAHPDVYNILLQVMDNGMLTDAVGKKVDFRNVVLIMTTNAGAADNARASIGFGRGKVEGEDEKAIQRLFAPEFRNRLDAVVSFKPLAAETIRMVVTKFVLQLEAQLADRNITIELTDDAADWLAKNGFDELYGARPLGRVIQENIKKPLADDILFGRLTRGGHVKVALVDGKIAFDITPTTGAPVKETVDGEAV; this is encoded by the coding sequence ATGCCCTCGTTTTCACGTCCTCTCGAAGAGACCCTGCACCGCGCGGTCTCCTATGCCAACGAACGCCGCCACGAGTATGCGACGCTCGAACACCTGCTGCTGGCCCTTGTCGATGACGCCGATGCCTCGGCGGTCATGAAGGCCTGCAACGTCGACCTCACCGCGCTGAAGACGGCGCTGACGCTGTATGTCGACACCGACCTCGCCGCCCTCGCGACCTCGGACGGCGAGGACGCCAAGCCGACCGCCGGCTTCCAGCGCGTGATCCAGCGCGCGGTGATCCACGTGCAGTCGTCGGGTCGCGAGGAAGTGTCCGGCGCGAACGTGCTGGTCGCCATCTTCAGCGAGCGCGAGAGCCACGCCGCCTATTTCCTGCAGGAGCAGGACATGACCCGCTATGACGCGGTCAATTTCATCGCCCACGGCATTCCCAAGAAGGCCGGCGCGGGCGAGGCGCGTCCGCCCAAGGCCCAGGGCCAGTCGCCCGAGGAGGCCGAGGACGCCGCGGCCGTCAAGTCGGGCGGAGAGGCTCTGGAGGCCTACTGCGTCGACCTGAACGAGAAGTCGAAGAACGGCAAGATCGACCCGCTGATCGGGCGTCAGGCCGAGGTCGACCGCTCGATCCAGATCCTGTGCCGCCGGACCAAGAACAACCCGCTGCTGGTCGGTGAACCCGGCGTCGGCAAGACGGCCATCGCCGAAGGCCTGGCGCTGAAGATCGTCAAGGGCGAGGTGCCGGATGTGCTGAAGGGCGCGACCATCTACTCGCTCGACATGGGCGCGCTGCTGGCCGGGACCCGCTACCGCGGCGACTTCGAGGAGCGGCTGAAGCAGGTCGTCAAGGAGCTGGAGACCCACGAGGACGCCATCCTGTTCATCGACGAGATCCACACGGTGATCGGGGCCGGCGCGACCTCGGGCGGGGCGATGGACGCCTCCAACCTGCTGAAGCCGGCGCTGGCTTCGGGCTCGCTGCGCTGCATGGGCTCGACGACCTACAAGGAGTACCGCCAGCACTTCGAGAAGGACCGCGCCCTGGTGCGTCGCTTCCAGAAGATCGACGTCAACGAGCCGACGGTCGAGGACACGGTGAAGATCCTCAAAGGGCTGAAGACCGCCTACGAGGGACACCACAAGCTGCGCTACACCGACGCCGCGATCCGCTCGGCCGTGGAGCTGTCGGCGCGTTACATGACCGACCGCAAGCTGCCGGACAAGGCGATCGACGTGATCGACGAGGCCGGGGCGTCGCAGATGCTGCTGCCCGAGTCCAAGCGGAAGAAGGTCATCGGCCAGAAGGAGGTGGAGGCTGTCGTCGCCAAGATGGCGCGCATCCCGCCCAAGTCCGTCTCCAAGACCGACACCGAAGGCCTGCGCGAGCTGCAGACCGACCTGAACCGGGCTGTCTTCGGCCAGGACGCGGCGATCGAACAGGTGGCCTCGGCCATGAAGCTGGCCCGCGCCGGTCTGCGCGATCCGCAAAAGCCCATCGGGTCCTTCCTGTTCGCCGGCCCGACCGGCGTGGGCAAGACCGAGGTGGCCAAGCAACTGGCCTCTACCCTGGGCATCGAGATGCTGCGCTTCGACATGTCGGAATACATGGAGCGGCACACGGTCAGCCGGCTGATCGGGGCCCCTCCGGGCTATGTCGGCCATGACCAGGGCGGCCTGCTGACCGACGCCGTCGACCAGCACCCGCACGCCGTGGTCCTGCTGGACGAGATCGAGAAGGCGCACCCGGACGTCTACAACATCCTGCTCCAGGTCATGGACAACGGGATGCTGACCGACGCGGTGGGCAAGAAGGTCGACTTCCGCAACGTGGTCCTGATCATGACCACCAATGCGGGCGCGGCCGACAACGCCCGGGCCTCGATCGGTTTCGGTCGCGGCAAGGTCGAGGGCGAGGACGAGAAGGCCATCCAGCGCCTGTTCGCGCCGGAGTTCCGCAACCGTCTGGATGCCGTGGTGTCGTTCAAGCCTCTGGCGGCCGAGACGATCCGCATGGTGGTGACCAAGTTCGTGCTGCAGCTGGAAGCCCAGCTGGCGGACCGCAACATCACCATCGAGCTGACCGACGACGCGGCCGACTGGCTGGCCAAGAACGGCTTCGACGAACTGTATGGCGCGCGCCCGCTGGGCCGGGTCATCCAGGAGAACATCAAGAAGCCGCTCGCCGACGACATCCTGTTCGGACGTCTGACGCGGGGCGGTCACGTCAAGGTCGCCCTGGTCGACGGCAAGATCGCCTTCGACATCACCCCCACCACCGGCGCGCCGGTCAAGGAAACGGTGGACGGCGAGGCGGTTTAA
- a CDS encoding acyl-CoA carboxylase subunit beta — translation MKAILEQLEARREAARQGGGPARIAAQHAKGKLTARERIEVLLDEGSFEETDMFVEHRSHQFGMEHQRVPGDGVVTGRGTIGGRLVYVFSKDFTVFGGSLSGAHAAKIVKLQTMALTNGAPIIGLFDAGGARIQEGVESLAGYADIFLQNTLASGVIPQISVIMGPCAGGDVYSPAITDFIFMVKDTSYMYVTGPDVVKTVTNEVVSHEDLGGARVHAGKSGVADGAFENDLEALSEVRRLIGFLPLSNREKPPVRESYDDPDRDEASLDTLVPANPNQPYDIKELILKTVDEAEFFEIGADFAKNIVCGFGRLDGQSVGIVANQPQVLAGVLDIDSSRKAARFVRFCDAFSIPLVTFVDVPGFMPGTRQEYGALIKHGAKLLFAYAEATVPKLTVITRKAYGGAYDVMSSKHLRGDVNYAWPSAEIAVMGAKGAVEIIFRKEAGDPEALAAREAEYKERFANPFVAAGLGYIDDVIMPHGTRRRLIRALRTLKGKVQTNPWKKHDNIPL, via the coding sequence ATGAAAGCCATCCTCGAACAGCTGGAAGCCCGCCGCGAAGCCGCGCGTCAGGGCGGGGGCCCCGCCCGCATCGCGGCCCAGCACGCCAAGGGCAAGCTGACCGCGCGCGAGCGGATCGAGGTCCTGCTGGACGAGGGGTCGTTCGAAGAGACCGACATGTTCGTCGAGCACCGCAGCCACCAGTTCGGGATGGAGCACCAGCGCGTGCCGGGCGACGGCGTGGTGACGGGGCGGGGCACCATCGGCGGGCGGCTGGTCTATGTGTTCTCCAAGGACTTCACCGTGTTCGGCGGGTCGCTGTCGGGCGCGCACGCGGCCAAGATCGTGAAGCTTCAGACCATGGCCCTGACCAATGGGGCCCCGATCATCGGCCTGTTCGACGCCGGCGGGGCGCGGATCCAGGAGGGGGTGGAGAGCCTGGCGGGATACGCCGACATCTTCCTTCAGAACACCCTGGCGTCGGGCGTCATCCCCCAGATCAGCGTGATCATGGGGCCGTGCGCGGGCGGCGACGTCTATTCGCCCGCCATCACCGACTTCATCTTCATGGTGAAGGACACGAGCTACATGTACGTAACCGGCCCGGACGTGGTGAAGACGGTCACCAACGAGGTGGTCAGCCACGAGGACCTGGGCGGGGCGCGGGTCCATGCGGGCAAGTCGGGCGTGGCCGACGGGGCGTTCGAGAACGATCTGGAGGCCCTGTCGGAGGTGCGCCGCCTGATCGGCTTCCTGCCGCTGTCGAACCGCGAGAAGCCGCCGGTGCGCGAGTCGTACGACGACCCCGACCGGGACGAGGCCTCGCTGGACACCCTGGTGCCCGCCAATCCGAACCAGCCCTATGACATCAAGGAACTGATCCTGAAGACGGTCGACGAGGCCGAGTTCTTCGAGATCGGGGCGGATTTCGCGAAGAATATCGTCTGCGGCTTCGGCCGTCTGGACGGACAGTCGGTCGGCATCGTCGCCAACCAGCCGCAGGTGCTGGCGGGGGTGCTGGACATCGACTCATCCCGCAAGGCCGCGCGGTTCGTGCGCTTCTGCGACGCCTTCTCGATCCCGCTGGTGACCTTCGTCGACGTGCCCGGCTTCATGCCCGGCACGCGCCAGGAATACGGCGCCCTGATCAAGCACGGGGCCAAGCTGCTGTTCGCCTATGCCGAGGCCACGGTGCCCAAGCTGACGGTGATCACGCGCAAGGCCTATGGCGGGGCCTATGACGTGATGAGCTCCAAACACCTGCGCGGCGACGTCAACTACGCCTGGCCCTCGGCCGAGATCGCGGTGATGGGGGCCAAGGGCGCGGTCGAGATCATCTTCCGCAAGGAGGCCGGCGACCCCGAAGCCCTGGCGGCGCGCGAGGCCGAGTACAAGGAGCGCTTCGCCAACCCCTTCGTGGCGGCGGGCCTGGGCTACATC
- a CDS encoding ABC transporter ATP-binding protein: MADVALSGIRKSFGATEVLKGVDLTIADGEFVVFVGPSGCGKSTLLRVVAGLEEADAGEVSIGGRVVTDMSPSDRGIAMVFQSYALYPHMSVYQNMAFGLTLAKADKAEIDRRVRAAAETLNITEYLDRKPKALSGGQRQRVAIGRAIVREPEVFLFDEPLSNLDAALRVRMRYEFASLHGRLKTTMVYVTHDQVEAMTLADRIVVLNGGVVEQVGAPMELYENPRTLFVAQFIGSPKMNLISAEVVEASSTRAVVRTPAGETLTVAARASNATVGQSITLGIRPEHLTLSGEGSAIAVTVAFVETLGNATYAYVTHPGSPETLTVQLPGDVRPTVGESLTLHIAPAHGHLFGADGIAFARG, translated from the coding sequence ATGGCCGACGTGGCCCTGAGTGGAATTCGCAAATCGTTCGGCGCGACCGAGGTCCTGAAGGGCGTCGATCTGACCATCGCCGACGGCGAGTTCGTGGTCTTCGTCGGCCCGTCCGGCTGCGGAAAGTCCACCCTGCTGCGGGTCGTCGCGGGCCTCGAGGAGGCCGACGCCGGAGAGGTCTCGATCGGCGGCCGGGTCGTCACGGACATGAGCCCCTCGGACCGGGGCATCGCCATGGTGTTCCAGTCCTACGCCCTGTATCCGCACATGAGCGTCTACCAGAACATGGCCTTCGGCCTGACCCTGGCCAAGGCGGACAAGGCCGAGATCGACCGCCGCGTGCGCGCCGCCGCCGAGACCCTGAACATCACCGAATACCTGGACCGCAAGCCCAAGGCCCTGTCCGGCGGCCAGCGCCAGCGCGTCGCCATCGGCCGCGCCATCGTGCGCGAGCCCGAGGTCTTCCTGTTCGACGAGCCCCTGTCGAACCTCGACGCCGCCCTGCGCGTGCGCATGCGCTACGAGTTCGCGTCGCTCCATGGCCGCCTGAAGACCACCATGGTCTACGTCACCCACGACCAGGTCGAGGCCATGACCCTGGCCGACCGCATCGTGGTCCTGAATGGCGGCGTGGTCGAACAGGTCGGGGCCCCGATGGAGCTCTACGAGAACCCGCGCACCCTGTTCGTGGCCCAGTTCATCGGCAGCCCCAAGATGAACCTGATCTCGGCCGAGGTGGTGGAGGCCTCGTCCACCCGCGCCGTCGTCCGCACGCCTGCGGGCGAGACCCTGACGGTCGCGGCCCGGGCCTCGAACGCCACGGTCGGCCAGTCCATCACCCTGGGCATTCGGCCCGAGCACCTGACCCTGTCGGGCGAAGGCAGCGCCATCGCCGTGACCGTGGCCTTCGTCGAGACCCTGGGCAACGCCACCTATGCCTATGTCACCCATCCGGGTTCGCCCGAGACCCTGACGGTTCAGCTCCCCGGCGACGTGCGTCCGACGGTCGGGGAATCGCTGACCCTGCACATCGCGCCCGCCCACGGCCACCTGTTCGGGGCCGACGGGATCGCGTTTGCGCGGGGCTAG
- a CDS encoding type II toxin-antitoxin system RelE/ParE family toxin, with protein MAEYRLSPRAQRDLADLFDHTVSQWDLDQALRYTDLIDAALARLADAPFRAQACDAIRQGYRRRTVQQHVIYFRPMPYGIAVIRILHQRMDAARHL; from the coding sequence ATGGCTGAGTATCGGCTCAGCCCCCGGGCTCAGCGCGATCTCGCCGACCTTTTTGATCACACCGTGTCCCAGTGGGATCTGGACCAGGCCCTGCGCTACACGGATCTCATCGACGCCGCTCTCGCCAGACTCGCCGATGCGCCGTTCCGCGCCCAGGCCTGTGACGCCATCCGGCAGGGCTATCGCCGGCGGACCGTCCAGCAGCATGTCATCTACTTCCGGCCAATGCCTTACGGTATCGCCGTCATCCGCATCCTGCACCAGCGCATGGACGCGGCCCGTCATCTGTAA